One stretch of Daphnia pulicaria isolate SC F1-1A chromosome 6, SC_F0-13Bv2, whole genome shotgun sequence DNA includes these proteins:
- the LOC124343977 gene encoding uncharacterized protein LOC124343977, whose amino-acid sequence MARRKKGVGSVEKDMGRSTVNYRPAKRRRSQQPVRFSNYVFKVLKQVHPQLSMTNKAMKVMDDFMHDIYSRLVSEAAGLVKLTKRSTLSASEFQTATRLILPGELAKHAISEASKAVASFLTSRNDDAKRSHARRVINNPPTMPVTGNNQEPVEIEIFGTVPRPLLSNARQVTEQGDVEESMEEDELVKSIDLQRETSSNAPLVDRNLQIENTNQIQNVPDSRTKQVVPIETAQRDVTSGLSEENISDEEIAATTEEQSGPPTPPTEGESDMSIVISETSKQTEVDDDKRQDPLNDEKMKTAEEAETAPMDEEAETEPMDEEAETGPINLQSTSGREVEPNSLLIVNVGSIQESSSLISAGSTISTQLMSISNTIASADTGNVSYPEPFTQEPLSGRNEAVMTDSGISTGRATSEASQLTVRCSTITSTKTTYMRSAF is encoded by the exons ATGGCTCGAAGGAAGAAGGGTGTAGGGTCAGTTGAAAAAGATATGGGTCGATCAACGGTGAATTATAGGCCAGCGAAGCGTAGGCGATCTCAACAACCCGTACGGTTCTCTAATTATGTGTTCAAAGTTCTCAAACAAGTTCACCCACAG TTGTCCATGACGAATAAAGCCATGAAAGTAATG gaTGATTTCATGCACGACATCTATTCACGTTTGGTTTCGGAAGCTGCTGGATTAGTGAAGTTGACGAAAAGATCAACCCTTTCGGCCTCTGAGTTTCAAACAGCCACGAGACTTATTTTGC ctgGGGAATTGGCAAAACATGCCATCAGTGAAGCTTCAAAAGCAGTAGCTAGCTTCTTAACCTCTcg GAATGATGATGCGAAGAGATCCCATGCCCGTCGAGTAATTAATAATCCACCCACTATGCCAGTCACAGGAAATAATCAAGAGCCTGTCGAAATCGAGATTTTTGGGACTGTACCTCGGCCTCTTCTCAGTAATGCTCGCCAAGTAACAGAGCAAGGTGATGTAGAGGAATCTATGGAAGAAGATGAATTGGTGAAGAGTATTGACCTTCAACGAGAAACGTCATCAAATGCACCATTAGTGGACAGAAATCTTCAGATAGAAAatacaaatcaaattcaaaatgttcCTGATAGTAGAACAAAACAAGTAGTGCCCATCGAAACTGCACAACGTGACGTAACGTCTGGTTTGTCCGAAGAAAATATATCTGATGAAGAGATTGCGGCGACAACCGAAGAGCAATCGGGTCCTCCGACGCCGCCCACAGAAGGAGAGTCGGATATGTCAATCGTTATATCTGAAACCTCGAAACAAACGGAGGTTGACGATGACAAGCGACAAGACCCCCTTAATGATGAGAAGATGAAGACGGCCGAGGAAGCGGAAACTGCTCCGATGGATGAAGAAGCAGAAACCGAGCCGATGGACGAGGAAGCAGAAACTGGACCGATTAACCTGCAGTCAACTAGTGGTAGAGAAGTCGAACCGAATTCGTTGTTAATTGTTAATGTCGGAAGTATTCAAGAAAGTTCATCCTTGATTTCAGCTG GCTCCACAATCAGCACTCAATTGATGTCAATTTCAAACACCATTGCTTCAGCAG ATACCGGAAACGTGAGTTATCCTGAGCCATTCACTCAAGAACCCTTGTCTGGGAGGAATGAGGCTGTGATGACCGACTCTGGTATTAGCACTGGTAGAGCTACATCTGAAGCTTCACAGCTTACCGTTCGATGCTCTACG atTACCAGCACGAAAACAACATACATGCGCTCAGCATTCTGA
- the LOC124343979 gene encoding ADP-ribosylation factor-like protein 13B: MGNGGSICNNIGLKRQLTIIVVGLDNSGKTSMSRALVGETFTDTVPTIGFSKFVTKQKGITINIYDLGGSSRIRDIWHNYFAECYGVVYVVDASDLQRLAEAQQNLSSLMKHPILKGKPLLLLANKQDHFDALDEVDVADKLQLEILANACQTPTRIEICCATQGTGKNIDPIIRIGFHWLIETILRNFEKIDRRVTDDIAAQKAKEEREKEARKERIQKLKALQNEVEETVAQICVESLNGRNQFKPLEEITEEWNLPGSILEVDHGIGMESPEKTDSVISQTHIDQIEEIVDSEITEPEQTPIDVRGTTSAPAEMSGSTPKAPILNRNDKVNSASPVAKKQNQRTNGKALPPLKRNAHK; the protein is encoded by the exons ATGGGAAATGGAGGATCAATTTGCAATAACATTGGCCTTAAAag ACAGCTGACTATTATTGTGGTTGGTTTGGATAACTCTGGGAAAACCAGCATGAGTCGAGCTTTAGTTGGAG AAACTTTTACAGATACTGTTCCAACCattggtttttcaaaatttgtaaccaaacaaaaaggaattaCCATAAACATTTATGATCTTGG GGGGAGTTCTAGGATTCGCGATATTTGGCATAATTACTTTGCGGAG TGTTACGGTGTAGTCTATGTTGTGGATGCCAGTGATTTGCAGCGATTAGCGGAAGCTCAACAAAATCTAAGTTCTTTAATGAAACACCCTATTCTTAAAGGAAAACCTTTACTTTT ATTAGCCAACAAACAAGACCATTTTGATGCGTTAGATGAAGTAGACGTTGCGGACAAATTGCAGCTTGAAATCTtggccaatgcatgccaaacACCGACTAGAATAGAAATTTGCTGTGCAACACAAGGGACTGGGAAAAACATTGATCCAATTATACGTATCGGATTCCA TTGGTTGATTGAAACCATCCtccgaaattttgaaaagataGATCGTCGCGTCACGGACGACATAGCGGCTCAAAAGgcaaaagaggagagagaaaaggaagcTAGAAAAGAGAGGATACAGAAACTGAAGGCTTTGCAGAATGAAGTGGAAGAAACTGTTGCTCAGATTTGTGTCGAATCCCTGAACGGAAGAAATCAATTCAAACCTCTTGAAGAAATTACG gaaGAGTGGAATCTCCCTGGTTCGATCTTGGAAGTTGATCACGGAATCGGCATGGAATCCCCTGAGAAAACAGACAGCGTAATATCTCAAACACACATCGatcaaattgaagaaattgtaGATTCGGAGATAACAGAACCG GAGCAAACCCCAATTGACGTTCGAGGAACAACTTCGGCACCCGCTGAAATGAGTGGATCTACACCAAAGGCGCCTATATTAAACCGAAACGATAAAGTTAATTCTGCATCTCCTGtagccaaaaaacaaaatcagcgCACAAATGGAAAAGCGTTGCCACCGCTTAAAAGAAACGCCCATAAATGA
- the LOC124343982 gene encoding iron-sulfur cluster assembly scaffold protein IscU-like: protein MAMYQNISRALLRSRSASQPTISCASYHQKVIDHYEKPRNVGSMDKKDINVGTGLVGAPACGDVMKLQIKVDENGKIIDAKFKTFGCGSAIASSSLATEWVKGKSVNDALKIKNTDIAKELSLPPVKLHCSMLAEDAIKAALKDYQVKQTSHKKAEEKRNAVAQ from the exons ATGGCGATGTATCAAAACATTTCTCGTGCCCTATTGAGGTCTCGTTCGGCGAGCCAGCCTACAATTTCTTGTGCCTCATACCACCAAAAA GTAATTGACCACTATGAAAAGCCAAGAAATGTCGGTTCAATGGACAAAAAGGATATCAACGTCGGTACTGGCCTTGTTGGAGCTCCAGCCTGTGGGGATGTTATGAAACTTCAGATAAAGGTTGATGAAAATGGGAAGATAATTGATGCCAAGTTCAAGACTTTTGGCTGTGGCTCGGCCATTGCTTCATCCTCCCTAGCAACAGAGTGGGTGAAAGGGAAATCG GTTAATGATgctctgaaaattaaaaacacagACATCGCCAAGGAGTTGTCACTTCCACCAGTCAAATTGCATTGCTCAATGCTTGCTGAAGATGCAATCAAAGCAGCGTTGAAGGATTATCAAGTCAAACAAACTTCACACAAGAAAgcagaggaaaaaagaaatgctgtTGCCCAGTAG
- the LOC124343974 gene encoding V-type proton ATPase 116 kDa subunit a1-like isoform X1, producing MPLFRSEEMTLCQLFLQSEAAYACVAELGELGLAQFRDLNPDVSAFQRKFVNEVRRCDEMERKLRYLEKEIKRDDIPILDTGENPEAPQPREMIDLEAAFEKLENELREVNQNSEALKKNFLELTELKHILRKTQTFFDEIEAVFSQDTVTERVKPATTHRHGIRLQMAESGHEDEHANLLGDDGLRAGGQVLKLGFVAGVILRERLPAFERMLWRACRGNVFLRQAEIDAALEDPVTGDQVYKSVFIIFFQGDQLKTRVKKICEGFRATLYPCPETPAERREMAIGVMTRIEDLNTVLGQTQDHRHRVLVAAAKNIKNWFVKVRKIKSIYHTLNLFNLDVTQKCLIAECWIPVTDMETIQMSLRRGTERSGSSVPPILNRMMTREVPPTYNRTNKFTAGFQNLVDAYGVATYREVNPASFTIVSFPFLFSMMFGDAGHGLLMTLFALWMVVKEKPLAAKKIQSEIWVICFAGRYIMLLMGLFSIYAGFIYNDVFSKGVNIFGSAYKVNLTDHELQHHHSGMLVPNEANNHYRQTPYPFGVDPIWMMAENKIPYLNAYKMKISIIFGVVHMGFGVILGIWNHRFFGRNMNILVEFVPQIIFLIFLFGYLCILMFIKWTKYYAGAEDQALTPGCAPSILITFIGMVLFKYDTVALDGCENYMYPGQETLQKVMIITAVLVVPILLFGKPILFKMEMNKAKNHATLHNHNGTAEGEDVEVAGVPQTENHEGGDEPHEFSDVMIHQAIHTIEYVLGSVSHTASYLRLWALSLAHSQLSEVLWLMVLRKGLMFQDWYGGVILYFIFAAWAALTVSILVLMEGLSAFLHTLRLHWVEFQSKFYAGAGYLFVPFSFENIMEVQPGEE from the exons ATGCCGCTTTTCAGAAGCGAAGAAATGACACTTTGTCAGCTTTTTTTGCAAAGTGAAGCTGCTTATGCTTGTGTAGCTGAACTGGGAGAGTTGGGACTTGCCCAATTTCGTGAC TTGAATCCTGATGTTAGTGCTTTCCAGCGCAAATTTGTCAATGAAGTCAGGCGTTGTgatgaaatggaaagaaaacttCGTTACCTagagaaagaaatcaagaGAGATGACATCCCAATTTTGGACACTGGCGAGAATCCTGAAGCTCCACAACCCAGAGAGATGATTGATTTGGAAGCAGCTTTTGAAAAGCTTGAAAATGAGCTTCGTGAGGTGAACCAAAATTCAGAGGCactaaagaaaaactttttagaGCTGACAGAATTGAAGCACATCTTACGCAAAACTCAAACATTCTTTGATGAG ATTGAAGCTGTCTTTAGTCAAGACACGGTCACAGAAAGAGTAAAACCAGCTACGACTCATCGGCATGGCATACGTCTACAGATGGCCGAATCGGGTCACGAAGATGAGCATGCCAACTTGCTCGGCGATGACGGACTGCGCGCTGGCGGACAAGTGCTAAAACTTGG ATTTGTCGCAGGGGTGATTCTTCGCGAGCGTCTTCCTGCCTTCGAGAGGATGTTGTGGCGCGCTTGCCGTGGTAACGTGTTTCTTCGCCAGGCTGAAATTGACGCTGCCCTCGAAGATCCGGTCACT GGAGATCAAGTGTACAAATccgtcttcatcatcttcttccaaGGAGACCAGCTTAAAACCCGTGTCAAGAAAATTTGTGAAGGATTCCGTGCGACGCTGTATCCGTGCCCGGAAACTCCAGCTGAGCGTCGTGAAATGGCCATTGGCGTCATGACTCGAATTGAGGATTTGAATACTGTTCTGGGTCAGACTCAAGATCATCGTCACCGCGTGTTGGTAGCTGCGGCCAAGAATATCAAAAACTGGTTCGTCAAAGTTAGGAAAATCAAG TCCATCTATCACACCCTGAACTTGTTCAACTTGGATGTGACGCAAAAATGCTTGATTGCTGAATGCTGGATACCAGTCACTGACATGGAAACTATTCAAATGTCCCTTCGGCGTGGAACG GAGCGAAGTGGAAGTTCGGTTCCCCCCATCTTGAATCGCATGATGACAAGAGAGGTGCCACCGACCTATAACCGTACCAACAAGTTTACGGCTGGATTTCAGAATCTCGTAGACGCTTACGGTGTCGCTACTTACCGTGAAGTTAACCCAGCTTCCTTCACCATCGTCAGCTTCCCTTTCCTGTTTTCTATGATGTTCGGTGACGCTGGTCACGGACTTTTGATGACGTTGTTCGCTCTTTGGATGGTAGTCAAGGAGAAACCTCTGGCggccaaaaaaattcaaagcgAG ATTTGGGTCATCTGCTTCGCCGGTCGTTACATCATGTTGCTTATGGGTTTATTCTCGATTTATGCCGGATTCATCTATAACGACGTTTTCTCCAAAGGTGTCAACATATTTGGATCGGCTTACAAGGTCAACTTGACTGACCATGAGCTGCAGCATCATCACTCGGGAATGTTGGTTCCAAACGAGGCCAATAACCATTACAGGCAAACACCTTATCCATTTGGTGTCGATCCCATCTGGATGATGGCTGAGAATAAGATTCCCTACCTTAACGCCTACAAAATGAAGATTTCCATCATTTTTGGCGTTGTTCACATGGGTTTTGGAGTAATCCTTGGCATTTGGAATCATCg TTTCTTTGGCCGCAATATGAATATCCTCGTCGAGTTTGTGCCACAAAtcatctttttgattttccttttcgGATACCTTTGCATCTTGATGTTCATTAAATGGACTAAATATTACGCCGGAGCTGAAGACC AGGCTCTTACCCCTGGATGTGCACCTTCGATTCTCATCACCTTTATCGGCATGGTACTGTTCAAGTACGACACAGTTGCACTTGACGGTTGTGAAAACTACATGTATCCTGGGCAG GAGACGCTTCAAAAAGTAATGATTATCACGGCAGTCCTCGTGGTTCCAATTCTCCTTTTTGGCAAGCCCATTCTGTTTAAGATGGAAATGAACAAAGCCAAAAATCATGCC ACATTGCATAACCATAATGGCACTGCCGAAGGCGAAGATGTGGAAGTAGCTGGAGTTCCACAAACCGAAAATCATGAAGGAGGGGATGAGCCGCATGAGTTTAGCGACGTCATGATTCATcag GCTATCCACACTATTGAGTATGTGCTGGGATCCGTGTCCCACACTGCCTCATACCTTCGTTTGTGGGCTCTCAGCTTGGCCCATTCTC AGTTGTCCGAAGTTTTGTGGTTGATGGTTCTCCGCAAAGGTCTCATGTTCCAGGACTGGTATGGCGGTGTCATCTTGTATTTCATCTTTGCCGCTTGGGCTGCTCTGACAGTCAGTATTCTCGTCCTCATGGAAGGACTTTCTGCTTTCCTGCACACTTTGCGTCTTCACTG GGTCGAATTTCAAAGCAAGTTTTATGCTGGTGCGGGCTATCTATTCGTTCCATTCTCGTTCGAGAACATTATGGAAGTCCAACCAGGcgaagaataa
- the LOC124343974 gene encoding V-type proton ATPase 116 kDa subunit a1-like isoform X3, which yields MPLFRSEEMTLCQLFLQSEAAYACVAELGELGLAQFRDLNPDVSAFQRKFVNEVRRCDEMERKLRYLEKEIKRDDIPILDTGENPEAPQPREMIDLEAAFEKLENELREVNQNSEALKKNFLELTELKHILRKTQTFFDEMAESGHEDEHANLLGDDGLRAGGQVLKLGFVAGVILRERLPAFERMLWRACRGNVFLRQAEIDAALEDPVTGDQVYKSVFIIFFQGDQLKTRVKKICEGFRATLYPCPETPAERREMAIGVMTRIEDLNTVLGQTQDHRHRVLVAAAKNIKNWFVKVRKIKSIYHTLNLFNLDVTQKCLIAECWIPVTDMETIQMSLRRGTERSGSSVPPILNRMMTREVPPTYNRTNKFTAGFQNLVDAYGVATYREVNPASFTIVSFPFLFSMMFGDAGHGLLMTLFALWMVVKEKPLAAKKIQSEIWVICFAGRYIMLLMGLFSIYAGFIYNDVFSKGVNIFGSAYKVNLTDHELQHHHSGMLVPNEANNHYRQTPYPFGVDPIWMMAENKIPYLNAYKMKISIIFGVVHMGFGVILGIWNHRFFGRNMNILVEFVPQIIFLIFLFGYLCILMFIKWTKYYAGAEDQALTPGCAPSILITFIGMVLFKYDTVALDGCENYMYPGQETLQKVMIITAVLVVPILLFGKPILFKMEMNKAKNHATLHNHNGTAEGEDVEVAGVPQTENHEGGDEPHEFSDVMIHQAIHTIEYVLGSVSHTASYLRLWALSLAHSQLSEVLWLMVLRKGLMFQDWYGGVILYFIFAAWAALTVSILVLMEGLSAFLHTLRLHWVEFQSKFYAGAGYLFVPFSFENIMEVQPGEE from the exons ATGCCGCTTTTCAGAAGCGAAGAAATGACACTTTGTCAGCTTTTTTTGCAAAGTGAAGCTGCTTATGCTTGTGTAGCTGAACTGGGAGAGTTGGGACTTGCCCAATTTCGTGAC TTGAATCCTGATGTTAGTGCTTTCCAGCGCAAATTTGTCAATGAAGTCAGGCGTTGTgatgaaatggaaagaaaacttCGTTACCTagagaaagaaatcaagaGAGATGACATCCCAATTTTGGACACTGGCGAGAATCCTGAAGCTCCACAACCCAGAGAGATGATTGATTTGGAAGCAGCTTTTGAAAAGCTTGAAAATGAGCTTCGTGAGGTGAACCAAAATTCAGAGGCactaaagaaaaactttttagaGCTGACAGAATTGAAGCACATCTTACGCAAAACTCAAACATTCTTTGATGAG ATGGCCGAATCGGGTCACGAAGATGAGCATGCCAACTTGCTCGGCGATGACGGACTGCGCGCTGGCGGACAAGTGCTAAAACTTGG ATTTGTCGCAGGGGTGATTCTTCGCGAGCGTCTTCCTGCCTTCGAGAGGATGTTGTGGCGCGCTTGCCGTGGTAACGTGTTTCTTCGCCAGGCTGAAATTGACGCTGCCCTCGAAGATCCGGTCACT GGAGATCAAGTGTACAAATccgtcttcatcatcttcttccaaGGAGACCAGCTTAAAACCCGTGTCAAGAAAATTTGTGAAGGATTCCGTGCGACGCTGTATCCGTGCCCGGAAACTCCAGCTGAGCGTCGTGAAATGGCCATTGGCGTCATGACTCGAATTGAGGATTTGAATACTGTTCTGGGTCAGACTCAAGATCATCGTCACCGCGTGTTGGTAGCTGCGGCCAAGAATATCAAAAACTGGTTCGTCAAAGTTAGGAAAATCAAG TCCATCTATCACACCCTGAACTTGTTCAACTTGGATGTGACGCAAAAATGCTTGATTGCTGAATGCTGGATACCAGTCACTGACATGGAAACTATTCAAATGTCCCTTCGGCGTGGAACG GAGCGAAGTGGAAGTTCGGTTCCCCCCATCTTGAATCGCATGATGACAAGAGAGGTGCCACCGACCTATAACCGTACCAACAAGTTTACGGCTGGATTTCAGAATCTCGTAGACGCTTACGGTGTCGCTACTTACCGTGAAGTTAACCCAGCTTCCTTCACCATCGTCAGCTTCCCTTTCCTGTTTTCTATGATGTTCGGTGACGCTGGTCACGGACTTTTGATGACGTTGTTCGCTCTTTGGATGGTAGTCAAGGAGAAACCTCTGGCggccaaaaaaattcaaagcgAG ATTTGGGTCATCTGCTTCGCCGGTCGTTACATCATGTTGCTTATGGGTTTATTCTCGATTTATGCCGGATTCATCTATAACGACGTTTTCTCCAAAGGTGTCAACATATTTGGATCGGCTTACAAGGTCAACTTGACTGACCATGAGCTGCAGCATCATCACTCGGGAATGTTGGTTCCAAACGAGGCCAATAACCATTACAGGCAAACACCTTATCCATTTGGTGTCGATCCCATCTGGATGATGGCTGAGAATAAGATTCCCTACCTTAACGCCTACAAAATGAAGATTTCCATCATTTTTGGCGTTGTTCACATGGGTTTTGGAGTAATCCTTGGCATTTGGAATCATCg TTTCTTTGGCCGCAATATGAATATCCTCGTCGAGTTTGTGCCACAAAtcatctttttgattttccttttcgGATACCTTTGCATCTTGATGTTCATTAAATGGACTAAATATTACGCCGGAGCTGAAGACC AGGCTCTTACCCCTGGATGTGCACCTTCGATTCTCATCACCTTTATCGGCATGGTACTGTTCAAGTACGACACAGTTGCACTTGACGGTTGTGAAAACTACATGTATCCTGGGCAG GAGACGCTTCAAAAAGTAATGATTATCACGGCAGTCCTCGTGGTTCCAATTCTCCTTTTTGGCAAGCCCATTCTGTTTAAGATGGAAATGAACAAAGCCAAAAATCATGCC ACATTGCATAACCATAATGGCACTGCCGAAGGCGAAGATGTGGAAGTAGCTGGAGTTCCACAAACCGAAAATCATGAAGGAGGGGATGAGCCGCATGAGTTTAGCGACGTCATGATTCATcag GCTATCCACACTATTGAGTATGTGCTGGGATCCGTGTCCCACACTGCCTCATACCTTCGTTTGTGGGCTCTCAGCTTGGCCCATTCTC AGTTGTCCGAAGTTTTGTGGTTGATGGTTCTCCGCAAAGGTCTCATGTTCCAGGACTGGTATGGCGGTGTCATCTTGTATTTCATCTTTGCCGCTTGGGCTGCTCTGACAGTCAGTATTCTCGTCCTCATGGAAGGACTTTCTGCTTTCCTGCACACTTTGCGTCTTCACTG GGTCGAATTTCAAAGCAAGTTTTATGCTGGTGCGGGCTATCTATTCGTTCCATTCTCGTTCGAGAACATTATGGAAGTCCAACCAGGcgaagaataa
- the LOC124343974 gene encoding V-type proton ATPase 116 kDa subunit a1-like isoform X2 — translation MPLFRSEEMTLCQLFLQSEAAYACVAELGELGLAQFRDLNPDVSAFQRKFVNEVRRCDEMERKLRYLEKEIKRDDIPILDTGENPEAPQPREMIDLEAAFEKLENELREVNQNSEALKKNFLELTELKHILRKTQTFFDERESLMETESMTRALIPEDVTSRQVVSPQNLGFVAGVILRERLPAFERMLWRACRGNVFLRQAEIDAALEDPVTGDQVYKSVFIIFFQGDQLKTRVKKICEGFRATLYPCPETPAERREMAIGVMTRIEDLNTVLGQTQDHRHRVLVAAAKNIKNWFVKVRKIKSIYHTLNLFNLDVTQKCLIAECWIPVTDMETIQMSLRRGTERSGSSVPPILNRMMTREVPPTYNRTNKFTAGFQNLVDAYGVATYREVNPASFTIVSFPFLFSMMFGDAGHGLLMTLFALWMVVKEKPLAAKKIQSEIWVICFAGRYIMLLMGLFSIYAGFIYNDVFSKGVNIFGSAYKVNLTDHELQHHHSGMLVPNEANNHYRQTPYPFGVDPIWMMAENKIPYLNAYKMKISIIFGVVHMGFGVILGIWNHRFFGRNMNILVEFVPQIIFLIFLFGYLCILMFIKWTKYYAGAEDQALTPGCAPSILITFIGMVLFKYDTVALDGCENYMYPGQETLQKVMIITAVLVVPILLFGKPILFKMEMNKAKNHATLHNHNGTAEGEDVEVAGVPQTENHEGGDEPHEFSDVMIHQAIHTIEYVLGSVSHTASYLRLWALSLAHSQLSEVLWLMVLRKGLMFQDWYGGVILYFIFAAWAALTVSILVLMEGLSAFLHTLRLHWVEFQSKFYAGAGYLFVPFSFENIMEVQPGEE, via the exons ATGCCGCTTTTCAGAAGCGAAGAAATGACACTTTGTCAGCTTTTTTTGCAAAGTGAAGCTGCTTATGCTTGTGTAGCTGAACTGGGAGAGTTGGGACTTGCCCAATTTCGTGAC TTGAATCCTGATGTTAGTGCTTTCCAGCGCAAATTTGTCAATGAAGTCAGGCGTTGTgatgaaatggaaagaaaacttCGTTACCTagagaaagaaatcaagaGAGATGACATCCCAATTTTGGACACTGGCGAGAATCCTGAAGCTCCACAACCCAGAGAGATGATTGATTTGGAAGCAGCTTTTGAAAAGCTTGAAAATGAGCTTCGTGAGGTGAACCAAAATTCAGAGGCactaaagaaaaactttttagaGCTGACAGAATTGAAGCACATCTTACGCAAAACTCAAACATTCTTTGATGAG AGGGAAAGTCTGATGGAAACGGAGAGTATGACTCGAGCCTTAATCCCAGAAGATGTGACCAGCAGACAGGTGGTCTCCCCTCAAAATCTCGG ATTTGTCGCAGGGGTGATTCTTCGCGAGCGTCTTCCTGCCTTCGAGAGGATGTTGTGGCGCGCTTGCCGTGGTAACGTGTTTCTTCGCCAGGCTGAAATTGACGCTGCCCTCGAAGATCCGGTCACT GGAGATCAAGTGTACAAATccgtcttcatcatcttcttccaaGGAGACCAGCTTAAAACCCGTGTCAAGAAAATTTGTGAAGGATTCCGTGCGACGCTGTATCCGTGCCCGGAAACTCCAGCTGAGCGTCGTGAAATGGCCATTGGCGTCATGACTCGAATTGAGGATTTGAATACTGTTCTGGGTCAGACTCAAGATCATCGTCACCGCGTGTTGGTAGCTGCGGCCAAGAATATCAAAAACTGGTTCGTCAAAGTTAGGAAAATCAAG TCCATCTATCACACCCTGAACTTGTTCAACTTGGATGTGACGCAAAAATGCTTGATTGCTGAATGCTGGATACCAGTCACTGACATGGAAACTATTCAAATGTCCCTTCGGCGTGGAACG GAGCGAAGTGGAAGTTCGGTTCCCCCCATCTTGAATCGCATGATGACAAGAGAGGTGCCACCGACCTATAACCGTACCAACAAGTTTACGGCTGGATTTCAGAATCTCGTAGACGCTTACGGTGTCGCTACTTACCGTGAAGTTAACCCAGCTTCCTTCACCATCGTCAGCTTCCCTTTCCTGTTTTCTATGATGTTCGGTGACGCTGGTCACGGACTTTTGATGACGTTGTTCGCTCTTTGGATGGTAGTCAAGGAGAAACCTCTGGCggccaaaaaaattcaaagcgAG ATTTGGGTCATCTGCTTCGCCGGTCGTTACATCATGTTGCTTATGGGTTTATTCTCGATTTATGCCGGATTCATCTATAACGACGTTTTCTCCAAAGGTGTCAACATATTTGGATCGGCTTACAAGGTCAACTTGACTGACCATGAGCTGCAGCATCATCACTCGGGAATGTTGGTTCCAAACGAGGCCAATAACCATTACAGGCAAACACCTTATCCATTTGGTGTCGATCCCATCTGGATGATGGCTGAGAATAAGATTCCCTACCTTAACGCCTACAAAATGAAGATTTCCATCATTTTTGGCGTTGTTCACATGGGTTTTGGAGTAATCCTTGGCATTTGGAATCATCg TTTCTTTGGCCGCAATATGAATATCCTCGTCGAGTTTGTGCCACAAAtcatctttttgattttccttttcgGATACCTTTGCATCTTGATGTTCATTAAATGGACTAAATATTACGCCGGAGCTGAAGACC AGGCTCTTACCCCTGGATGTGCACCTTCGATTCTCATCACCTTTATCGGCATGGTACTGTTCAAGTACGACACAGTTGCACTTGACGGTTGTGAAAACTACATGTATCCTGGGCAG GAGACGCTTCAAAAAGTAATGATTATCACGGCAGTCCTCGTGGTTCCAATTCTCCTTTTTGGCAAGCCCATTCTGTTTAAGATGGAAATGAACAAAGCCAAAAATCATGCC ACATTGCATAACCATAATGGCACTGCCGAAGGCGAAGATGTGGAAGTAGCTGGAGTTCCACAAACCGAAAATCATGAAGGAGGGGATGAGCCGCATGAGTTTAGCGACGTCATGATTCATcag GCTATCCACACTATTGAGTATGTGCTGGGATCCGTGTCCCACACTGCCTCATACCTTCGTTTGTGGGCTCTCAGCTTGGCCCATTCTC AGTTGTCCGAAGTTTTGTGGTTGATGGTTCTCCGCAAAGGTCTCATGTTCCAGGACTGGTATGGCGGTGTCATCTTGTATTTCATCTTTGCCGCTTGGGCTGCTCTGACAGTCAGTATTCTCGTCCTCATGGAAGGACTTTCTGCTTTCCTGCACACTTTGCGTCTTCACTG GGTCGAATTTCAAAGCAAGTTTTATGCTGGTGCGGGCTATCTATTCGTTCCATTCTCGTTCGAGAACATTATGGAAGTCCAACCAGGcgaagaataa